A single window of Taeniopygia guttata chromosome 1, bTaeGut7.mat, whole genome shotgun sequence DNA harbors:
- the NFKBIZ gene encoding NF-kappa-B inhibitor zeta isoform X2 has translation MIVESSRDAAPDGGDGGALSSPINLAYFYGASPHSSEGSCSPAHSSAPGSPGSDSDLSVSSRGGGRREPRGGARPALQVEQHMGGGKQHRGPFQGVRVKNSVKELLLHFRSSKQMSSAPAAEESKAQGGLVNYEPYTELKSILGHSGKRKAPELLSDGSSFKRQATVHPHLLTPPQTPTSMDSMEETHKTDPKHDSSSDLLQNIINIKNESSPISLNTVQVSWLHSVSSHGSPAEQYQESPAAQAFSPSHKYQAFQDHTSQHLLDPPQHYQFPASQNQDLAQSYPSDASLDYRPFVGGDQSPAYQQNTFESHELPYCPSQSFSSLLNDSEGSDSVSGALQPLGSAHPQAEGAPHAPNFSLLSSNLCGSLERSVSLAALNVSLPDQSIARSTTQLGKSFFQWQVEQEENKLANISQDHFLAKDADGDTFLHIAVAQGRRALSYVLARKMAALHMLDIKEHNGQSAFQVAVAANQHLIVQDLVSLGAQVNTTDCWGRTPLHVCAEKGHAQVLQAIQKGAMGSNQYVDLEATNYDGLTALHCAVLAHNAVLHELQNCQPPHSPEVQELLLRNKSLVETIKILIQMGASVEAKDRKSGRSALHLAAEEANLELIRLFLELPHYLSFVNAKAYNGNTALHVAASLQYRVSQLDAVRLLMRRGADPSARNLENEQPVHLVPDGLVGEQIRRILKGKAIQQRVSPF, from the exons atGATCGTGGAGAGCAGCCGGGACGCGGCGCCCGATGGCGGCGACGGCGGCGCCCTCAGCAGCCCCATCAACCTCGCCTACTTCTACGGGGCCTCGCCCCACTCCAGCGAGGGGAGCTGCTCGCCGGCGCACTCCTCCGCGCCGGGCTCGCCGGGCTCCGACTCGGACCTCTCGGTGAGCagccgcggcggcggccggagggagccccggggcggcgcccgccccgcgctgcAAG TTGAACAGCACATGGGGGGCggaaagcagcacagaggacCTTTCCAGGGGGTGCGTGTGAAGAACTCCGTCAAGGAGCTCCTGCTGCACTTCAGGAGCAGCAAGCAGATGTCCTCGGCTCCTGCCGCCGAGGAGAGCAAG GCACAAGGAGGATTGGTGAACTATGAACCGTACACAG aACTGAAGAGCATACTGGGCCACAGTGGCAAAAGAAAGGCTCCTGAACTCCTTTCTGATGGATCTTCTTTCAAACGCCAAGCGACTGTTCACCCACATCTCCTG ACCCCACCCCAGACACCAACCTCTATGGATAGTATGGAGGAGACACATAAAACTGACCCAAAGCACGACAGCAGTTCTGACCTGCTTCAGAACATCATAAACATCAAGAACGAGTCGAGCCCCATTTCCCTGAACACGGTGCAGGTGAGCTGGCTGCACTCTGTCTCCAGCCACGGCTCGCCTGCCGAGCAGTACCAGGAGAGCCCGGCAGCGCAGGCCTTCTCCCCGTCCCACAAGTACCAAGCGTTCCAGGACCACACCAGCCAGCATCTGCTCGATCCGCCGCAGCACTACCAGTTCCCTGCGTCCCAGAACCAAGATTTGGCACAGAGTTATCCTTCAGATGCCTCCCTGGACTACAGGCCCTTTGTTGGCGGTGACCAGTCTCCTGCCTACCAGCAGAACACCTTTGAGAGCCATGAGCTGCCCTACTGCCCGTCGCAGAGCTTCTCTTCTCTCCTGAACGACTCGGAGGGCTCGGACAGCGTCTCGGGTGCCCTGCAGCCGCTGGGCAGTGCCCACCCGCAGGCTGAGGGTGCCCCTCACGCCCCCAACTTCAGCCTGCTCTCCAGCAACCTCTGCGGCAGTCTGGAGCGCAGCGTCTCCTTGGCTGCTCTGAACGTCTCGCTGCCTGACCAAAGCATCGCCAGAAGCACGACGCAGCTGGGCAAGTCGTTTTTCCAATGGCAagtggagcaggaggagaacaAGCTGGCTAACATCTCTCAAGACCACTTCCTTGCTAAAGACGCCGATGGAGACAC CTTCCTCCACATCGCTGTGGCCCAGGGCCGTCGAGCACTCTCCTATGTCCTTGCCAGGAAGATGGCTGCCCTGCACATGCTGGATATTAAAGAGCACAATGGCCAG AGTGCTTTCCAGGTTGCTGTGGCTGCCAATCAGCATCTCATTGTGCAGGACCTGGTTAGCTTGGGGGCTCAAGTGAACACCACAGACTGCTGGGGTAGGACGCCGCTGCATGTCTGTGCTGAGAAGGGGCATGCCCAGGTCCTCCAG GCAATCCAAAAGGGAGCTATGGGAAGCAATCAGTATGTGGACCTTGAGGCAACAAACTATGATG GTTTGACAGCGTTGCACTGTGCGGTTCTGGCCCATAACGCTGTGCTGCATGAGCTGCAGAACTGCCAGCCACCTCACTCCCCTGAGGTCCAGGAGCTTCTGCTGAGAAACAAGAGCCTGGTAGAAACCATCAAGATCCTGATACAAATGGGAGCCTCTGTTGAAGCGAAA GATCGCAAAAGTGGTCGCTCTGCTTTACATTTGGCAGCAGAAGAAGCAAACCTGGAGCTCATTCGTCTCTTTTTGGAGCTGCCCCACTATCTCTCTTTTGTTAATGCAAAG GCGTACAACGGGAACACGGCCCTGCACGTGGCTGCCAGCCTGCAGTACCGCGTCAGCCAGCTGGACGCCGTGCGCCTGCTGATGCGCCGCGGCGCCGATCCCAGCGCCAGGAACCTGGAGAACGAGCAGCCAGTGCATCTGGTTCCTGACGGCCTCGTAGGGGAGCAG ataAGACGTATCCTCAAAGGGAAGGCGATTCAGCAGAGAGTGTCGCCGTTTTAG
- the NFKBIZ gene encoding NF-kappa-B inhibitor zeta isoform X1, whose product MGGGKQHRGPFQGVRVKNSVKELLLHFRSSKQMSSAPAAEESKAQGGLVNYEPYTELKSILGHSGKRKAPELLSDGSSFKRQATVHPHLLTPPQTPTSMDSMEETHKTDPKHDSSSDLLQNIINIKNESSPISLNTVQVSWLHSVSSHGSPAEQYQESPAAQAFSPSHKYQAFQDHTSQHLLDPPQHYQFPASQNQDLAQSYPSDASLDYRPFVGGDQSPAYQQNTFESHELPYCPSQSFSSLLNDSEGSDSVSGALQPLGSAHPQAEGAPHAPNFSLLSSNLCGSLERSVSLAALNVSLPDQSIARSTTQLGKSFFQWQVEQEENKLANISQDHFLAKDADGDTFLHIAVAQGRRALSYVLARKMAALHMLDIKEHNGQSAFQVAVAANQHLIVQDLVSLGAQVNTTDCWGRTPLHVCAEKGHAQVLQAIQKGAMGSNQYVDLEATNYDGLTALHCAVLAHNAVLHELQNCQPPHSPEVQELLLRNKSLVETIKILIQMGASVEAKDRKSGRSALHLAAEEANLELIRLFLELPHYLSFVNAKAYNGNTALHVAASLQYRVSQLDAVRLLMRRGADPSARNLENEQPVHLVPDGLVGEQIRRILKGKAIQQRVSPF is encoded by the exons ATGGGGGGCggaaagcagcacagaggacCTTTCCAGGGGGTGCGTGTGAAGAACTCCGTCAAGGAGCTCCTGCTGCACTTCAGGAGCAGCAAGCAGATGTCCTCGGCTCCTGCCGCCGAGGAGAGCAAG GCACAAGGAGGATTGGTGAACTATGAACCGTACACAG aACTGAAGAGCATACTGGGCCACAGTGGCAAAAGAAAGGCTCCTGAACTCCTTTCTGATGGATCTTCTTTCAAACGCCAAGCGACTGTTCACCCACATCTCCTG ACCCCACCCCAGACACCAACCTCTATGGATAGTATGGAGGAGACACATAAAACTGACCCAAAGCACGACAGCAGTTCTGACCTGCTTCAGAACATCATAAACATCAAGAACGAGTCGAGCCCCATTTCCCTGAACACGGTGCAGGTGAGCTGGCTGCACTCTGTCTCCAGCCACGGCTCGCCTGCCGAGCAGTACCAGGAGAGCCCGGCAGCGCAGGCCTTCTCCCCGTCCCACAAGTACCAAGCGTTCCAGGACCACACCAGCCAGCATCTGCTCGATCCGCCGCAGCACTACCAGTTCCCTGCGTCCCAGAACCAAGATTTGGCACAGAGTTATCCTTCAGATGCCTCCCTGGACTACAGGCCCTTTGTTGGCGGTGACCAGTCTCCTGCCTACCAGCAGAACACCTTTGAGAGCCATGAGCTGCCCTACTGCCCGTCGCAGAGCTTCTCTTCTCTCCTGAACGACTCGGAGGGCTCGGACAGCGTCTCGGGTGCCCTGCAGCCGCTGGGCAGTGCCCACCCGCAGGCTGAGGGTGCCCCTCACGCCCCCAACTTCAGCCTGCTCTCCAGCAACCTCTGCGGCAGTCTGGAGCGCAGCGTCTCCTTGGCTGCTCTGAACGTCTCGCTGCCTGACCAAAGCATCGCCAGAAGCACGACGCAGCTGGGCAAGTCGTTTTTCCAATGGCAagtggagcaggaggagaacaAGCTGGCTAACATCTCTCAAGACCACTTCCTTGCTAAAGACGCCGATGGAGACAC CTTCCTCCACATCGCTGTGGCCCAGGGCCGTCGAGCACTCTCCTATGTCCTTGCCAGGAAGATGGCTGCCCTGCACATGCTGGATATTAAAGAGCACAATGGCCAG AGTGCTTTCCAGGTTGCTGTGGCTGCCAATCAGCATCTCATTGTGCAGGACCTGGTTAGCTTGGGGGCTCAAGTGAACACCACAGACTGCTGGGGTAGGACGCCGCTGCATGTCTGTGCTGAGAAGGGGCATGCCCAGGTCCTCCAG GCAATCCAAAAGGGAGCTATGGGAAGCAATCAGTATGTGGACCTTGAGGCAACAAACTATGATG GTTTGACAGCGTTGCACTGTGCGGTTCTGGCCCATAACGCTGTGCTGCATGAGCTGCAGAACTGCCAGCCACCTCACTCCCCTGAGGTCCAGGAGCTTCTGCTGAGAAACAAGAGCCTGGTAGAAACCATCAAGATCCTGATACAAATGGGAGCCTCTGTTGAAGCGAAA GATCGCAAAAGTGGTCGCTCTGCTTTACATTTGGCAGCAGAAGAAGCAAACCTGGAGCTCATTCGTCTCTTTTTGGAGCTGCCCCACTATCTCTCTTTTGTTAATGCAAAG GCGTACAACGGGAACACGGCCCTGCACGTGGCTGCCAGCCTGCAGTACCGCGTCAGCCAGCTGGACGCCGTGCGCCTGCTGATGCGCCGCGGCGCCGATCCCAGCGCCAGGAACCTGGAGAACGAGCAGCCAGTGCATCTGGTTCCTGACGGCCTCGTAGGGGAGCAG ataAGACGTATCCTCAAAGGGAAGGCGATTCAGCAGAGAGTGTCGCCGTTTTAG